A region of Pyxidicoccus parkwaysis DNA encodes the following proteins:
- a CDS encoding phage tail protein, whose amino-acid sequence MSDPFIGEIRMFAGNFPPRGWQFCQGQILSIAQNTALFSILGTTYGGNGQTTFALPDLRGRYPMQQGQGPGLTPRTLGEQGGSETVTLISNQMPAHTHSLTASNSAADQPIPEGNVLATRIESGVPMNSYTTPNNINTTMAPNSIGVAGGSQPHNNMSPFLALNFIIALEGIYPSRN is encoded by the coding sequence GTGTCTGATCCATTCATCGGTGAAATCCGGATGTTCGCGGGAAACTTTCCTCCGCGCGGCTGGCAGTTCTGCCAGGGGCAGATCCTCTCCATCGCGCAGAACACGGCGCTCTTCTCCATCCTCGGCACGACTTACGGCGGCAATGGTCAGACGACGTTCGCGCTGCCGGACCTGCGCGGCCGCTACCCGATGCAGCAGGGTCAGGGTCCGGGGCTCACCCCTCGCACGCTGGGCGAGCAGGGTGGCAGTGAGACGGTGACGCTGATTTCGAACCAGATGCCGGCGCACACCCACTCGCTGACGGCGAGCAACTCCGCGGCGGACCAGCCCATCCCCGAGGGCAACGTTCTCGCGACGCGCATCGAGTCCGGCGTCCCGATGAACTCCTACACCACGCCGAACAACATCAACACGACGATGGCGCCGAACTCCATCGGCGTCGCGGGCGGCAGCCAGCCTCACAACAACATGTCGCCCTTCCTCGCGCTCAACTTCATCATCGCGCTGGAAGGCATCTACCCCTCGCGCAACTGA